A DNA window from Fragaria vesca subsp. vesca linkage group LG3, FraVesHawaii_1.0, whole genome shotgun sequence contains the following coding sequences:
- the LOC101294544 gene encoding uncharacterized protein LOC101294544: MAPFETLYGKQCRTSLCWNEVGERELCGPELIHDTNENIKVVIDRLKAAQSRQKSYADVRKKDLEFQLISLTKDLIYEEEPVQILDRKEQVLRNKTIPFVKVLWRSHQVEEATWESEEQLRQKYPYVFE, translated from the exons ATGGCTCCCTTTGAGACACTTTATGGGAAGCAGTGTCGTACATCTTTGTGTTGGAATGAAGTAGGAGAAAGAGAGCTCTGCGGTCCCGAGTTGATTCATGATACGAATGAGAATATTAAAGTGGTCATAGATAGACTCAAGGCCGCTCAAAGTAGGCAGAAGAGTTATGCAGATGTCCGTAAGAAGGACCTTGAGTTTCAA CTGATTAGTTTGACGAAGGATTTGATCTATGAGGAGGAACCGGTTCAGATTCTTGACCGAAAGGAACAAGTGCTTAGGAACAAGACAATCCCATTTGTAAAGGTGCTTTGGAGGAGTCATCAAGTAGAAGAAGCTACTTGGGAATCAGAGGAGCAGTTGAGGCAGAAGTATCCCTATGTCTTCGAATGA